From the Malus domestica chromosome 17, GDT2T_hap1 genome, one window contains:
- the LOC139193732 gene encoding mitochondrial intermediate peptidase, mitochondrial-like isoform X1 has product MRLDMLFIRCFQERITKTFLVAPSTPFEYYSLDYRVLRRFAKHNSTGEIIPEELVMQGARKMFAATDLQRQNFYAAVGQTFFGEQPTPSTSSIVADLKREYTSWKHVEGTHWHIRYNHLVNYGAG; this is encoded by the exons ATGCGTTTGGACATGCTCTTCATTCGTTGCTTTCAAGAACG GATTACCAAAACTTTTCTGGTAGCGCCTTCAACCCCTTTTGA GTACTATTCGTTGGATTACCGAGTGTTGAGGAGATTTGCCAAACACAATTCGACTGGTGAAATCATCCCCGAGGAACTAGTAATGCAGGGTGCGAGAAAGATGTTTGCTGCAACTGATTTGCAACGACag AACTTTTATGCTGCTGTTGGCCAAACATTCTTTGGGGAACAGCCAACCCCATCAACAAGTAGCATTGTGGCGGATCTTAAAAGAGAATATACTAGTTGGAAGCACGTCGAGGGCACACACTGGCATATCCGATATAATCACCTTGTGAATTATGGTGCAG GTTAG
- the LOC139193732 gene encoding mitochondrial intermediate peptidase, mitochondrial-like isoform X2: protein MRLDMLFIRCFQERYYSLDYRVLRRFAKHNSTGEIIPEELVMQGARKMFAATDLQRQNFYAAVGQTFFGEQPTPSTSSIVADLKREYTSWKHVEGTHWHIRYNHLVNYGAG from the exons ATGCGTTTGGACATGCTCTTCATTCGTTGCTTTCAAGAACG GTACTATTCGTTGGATTACCGAGTGTTGAGGAGATTTGCCAAACACAATTCGACTGGTGAAATCATCCCCGAGGAACTAGTAATGCAGGGTGCGAGAAAGATGTTTGCTGCAACTGATTTGCAACGACag AACTTTTATGCTGCTGTTGGCCAAACATTCTTTGGGGAACAGCCAACCCCATCAACAAGTAGCATTGTGGCGGATCTTAAAAGAGAATATACTAGTTGGAAGCACGTCGAGGGCACACACTGGCATATCCGATATAATCACCTTGTGAATTATGGTGCAG GTTAG
- the LOC103404579 gene encoding uncharacterized protein yields MAHPTPPPPPPPTTPFLVGSPKVDPCVRLFFRDLGSPKDVLQLLPSAWSHNPLTTLKIICNLQEAQSDEEAFLTAMVWLHQNHPNTLAHNLLPITVYFSSISDLVPLLTRVLLDGRRHEVDHEEKYNSKCRISQRNVKLLRRHQGAVAAALAKKMAAKLEAKEKASKLLTIKKSAALATKAAERYESDPHFRLLHDLVSDIFADCLKHDIGVLQHHHSLDENDDAYYSMEITCAAEYCPTVHSAVARPTDLLFESIANKVFPSDSNLPPNKQEEGEGRVEAQERLSKEVLAPLRNVLATPDAVSNR; encoded by the coding sequence atGGCTCATCCTACGCCGCCTCCGCCTCCTCCGCCTACAACTCCTTTTCTTGTTGGTTCTCCAAAGGTCGACCCATGTGTTCGTCTGTTTTTCCGGGACCTTGGTTCCCCTAAAGATGTGCTGCAACTGCTCCCGTCTGCCTGGTCGCACAATCCCCTGACTACGCTCAAGATCATCTGCAACCTACAAGAAGCCCAGTCCGACGAGGAAGCTTTCTTGACGGCGATGGTTTGGCTCCACCAGAACCACCCCAACACTCTCGCCCACAACCTCCTCCCCATCACGGTCTACTTTTCTTCTATTAGCGACCTTGTCCCCCTTCTCACCCGAGTGCTTCTCGACGGCCGCCGCCACGAAGTTGATCACGAGGAGAAGTACAACAGCAAGTGCCGGATTTCGCAGCGAAACGTAAAATTATTGCGTCGTCACCAGGGGGCGGTGGCGGCGGCATTAGCCAAGAAAATGGCAGCCAAGCTAGAAGCCAAAGAAAAAGCGAGTAAGCTGTTGACAATAAAGAAGAGCGCCGCCCTGGCCACCAAGGCTGCTGAGAGGTACGAGAGCGATCCCCATTTTCGGTTGTTGCACGACCTGGTTTCGGATATTTTCGCCGACTGCTTGAAGCATGACATTGGAGTATTGCAGCATCACCATTCTCTTGACGAGAACGATGATGCTTACTACAGCATGGAGATAACGTGTGCCGCTGAGTACTGCCCCACCGTCCACTCCGCCGTAGCCCGCCCCACTGATCTACTGTTTGAAAGTATTGCCAACAAGGTTTTCCCATCCGATTCCAATCTGCCGCCGAACAAGCAGGAAGAAGGTGAGGGACGTGTTGAGGCCCAAGAGCGGCTCTCGAAGGAGGTTTTGGCGCCTCTGAGAAACGTCTTGGCGACACCCGATGCTGTTTCTAACCGTTGA
- the LOC139193633 gene encoding uncharacterized protein gives MVEKYEDDVVDVNASGGYMLPHDIIRYFVYHDYRGNAEAEAEAKAEAEREWKRMVEDLSLKQGALNKCLAVCDAPKNMIMNAARVSLALGILTSELNQEPAWKGKVMFYSQKPELHLIQGDDLESKCAFMRGMEHCQEWMIDLRKVFDVILEAAVKENLKPEQMVKNVLVVTHYKHFTGLWKRGYHEEIVGKYKEKGYGGVVPHLVFWNIINPEDNQPGNHIASGLEGLTLVTDFTDRMLKLLLDNDAQMGPEHVMEAALSGHKYQTTLAVVD, from the coding sequence ATGGTTGAAAAGTACGAGGATGATGTGGTGGACGTGAATGCTAGCGGCGGTTATATGCTTCCACATGACATCATAAGATACTTTGTGTATCATGATTACAGAGGAAATGCGGAGGCGGAGGCGGAGGCGAAGGCAGAGGCTGAGCGTGAGTGGAAGAGGATGGTGGAGGATTTGTCCCTAAAACAAGGCGCGCTTAACAAGTGCTTGGCTGTATGCGACGCTCCAAAGAATATGATCATGAACGCAGCAAGGGTGTCTTTGGCTCTGGGGATTTTGACTTCTGAACTGAACCAAGAGCCGGCCTGGAAAGGGAAGGTGATGTTTTACAGCCAGAAGCCGGAGCTGCATTTGATACAAGGCGATGATCTCGAGTCCAAGTGCGCGTTTATGAGGGGAATGGAGCACTGCCAGGAATGGATGATCGATCTGAGGAAGGTGTTTGATGTGATTCTGGAAGCGGCAGTGAAGGAAAACTTGAAGCCGGAGCAGATGGtgaagaatgttttggtggtCACCCACTACAAACACTTCACCGGATTGTGGAAGAGGGGCTACCACGAGGAAATAGTGGGCAAGTACAAGGAGAAAGGGTACGGGGGTGTGGTGCCACACCTAGTGTTTTGGAATATTATCAACCCGGAGGATAATCAGCCGGGGAATCATATTGCAAGTGGACTTGAAGGGTTGACATTAGTGACCGACTTCACCGACAGAATGCTCAAGTTGTTATTGGACAATGACGCCCAGATGGGCCCCGAACATGTCATGGAAGCTGCGCTCTCCGGACACAAGTATCAAACTACTCTTGCTGTAGTCGACTGA
- the LOC103421617 gene encoding probable serine/threonine-protein kinase PBL21 — translation MAKEDFSYTTILILITTAGFAAAQLSVSNCSLHFDLGSSPSPNSTCEAGDWGGFLRKDCCTSAFNVYLYALGQHANQRGPIYLNSAEQGVCLASLKNPQKDVLDCGIEKLTSGAGGCSDFTVADVTNRLGDKLKSLEGNCGFRFSDGKDGQLCDSCVNSWQDIGPWHSSSTDAESFEVETNVCRFAVLVSYTSIKLEDKAHLSAVYSCLGSQEGFKYNQPPKGHRKLSKGLWIMIGGGVVGVFVFVVLAACILSKKRTKSTPPPPKKDAAFKDVIFKESGCPKIHIKEVYSATDNLNPTNFIGEGTAGKVYKGILPNNQRVAVKHIINDGNVETFAREVMSLSHIRHPNLVMLIGYCVNEDECFLVYELCPNGNLSEWIFGKDRNLSWIHRLEIAIDSARGLSFLHTYPEGCIVHRDIKPTNILLGENFEAKLSDFGLSKIIELGETYVSSEVRGTFGYVDPDYRINNHVNSSGDVCSFGIVLLQILSGKKVINMNLNTPMPLNKQAKVLNRGGSINEFADPKLDREYSEEAFDLTLQLALSCTALKQQRPSMQQIVVRLQEALDISTRAKASTPEDSPDASFSY, via the exons ATGGCGAAGGAAGATTTTTCTTATACCACAATTCTCATCCTGATCACCACCGCCGGCTTTGCAGCTGCTCAGCTTTCTGTGTCCAACTGCAGCCTTCATTTTGATTTGGGATCATCGCCGTCTCCAAATTCAACTTGCGAAGCAGGGGATTGGGGAGGGTTTCTGCGCAAAGACTGCTGCACATCGGCGTTCAATGTCTACCTTTACGCGTTGGGGCAGCATGCGAATCAAAGAGGACCGATATACCTCAACTCTGCCGAGCAGGGGGTTTGCTTGGCCTCCTTGAAGAATCCGCAGAAGGATGTTTTAGACTGTGGGATTGAGAAGCTGACAAGTGGCGCCGGTGGCTGCTCTGACTTCACTGTTGCTGACGTTACAAATAGATTGGGAGACAAGTTGAAAAGCTTAGAGGGGAACTGCGGATTCCGGTTTTCTGATGGAAAAGATGGGCAGCTGTGCGATTCTTGTGTGAATAGTTGGCAAGACATAGGACCATGGCATTCGTCATCCACGGATGCAGAATCTTTCGAGGTTGAAACTAACGTTTGCAGGTTCGCGGTGCTGGTGTCGTATACAAGCATAAAGCTTGAAGATAAAGCACATCTTAGTGCAGTTTATAGTTGCCTTGGATCACAAGAAGGCTTCAAGT ATAATCAACCACCAAAGGGTCATAGGAAACTCAGTAAAG gtttatggattatgatCGGAGGAGGAGTCGTGGGTGTCTTTGTTTTTGTAGTACTAGCCGCCTGCATTTTGTCAAAGAAACGTACCAAATCAACTCCGCCACCCCCAAAAAAAGACG CAGCGTTTAAGGATGTGATTTTCAAGGAATCAGGCTGTCCAAAAATTCATATCAAGGAAGTGTATTCTGCTACAGACAATCTAAACCCAACAAATTTCATCGGCGAAGGAACTGCTG GAAAGGTGTATAAGGGCATACTACCAAACAATCAGCGTGTAGCGGTTAAGCACATTATCAATGACGGAAATGTGGAGACATTTGCCAGAGAAGTTATGAGCTTATCGCACATCAGACACCCAAACCTTGTTATGTTGATAGGTTATTGTGTAAATGAAGACGAGTGCTTCCTTGTCTATGAGCTTTGTCCCAACGGCAACCTCTCAGAATGGATTTTTG GGAAAGATAGGAACCTGTCCTGGATCCACAGGCTTGAGATTGCAATTGATAGCGCTCGAGGTCTATCGTTCCTCCACACGTATCCAGAAGGCTGCATTGTCCATCGCGATATCAAG CCAACAAACATTCTCCTTGGGGAGAATTTCGAAGCAAAGCTATCAGACTTTGGACTCTCCAAGATTATTGAGCTGGGAGAAACCTATGTCAGTTCAGAAGTGAGAGGAACTTTCGGGTACGTTGACCCTGACTATCGAATCAACAACCACGTAAATTCATCAGGAGATGTCTGCAGCTTTGGAATTGTACTTCTGCAGATCCTATCGGGGAAGAAAGTTATCAACATGAATCTGAACACACCAATGCCATTAAATAAACAG GCAAAGGTCCTCAACCGAGGTGGCAGCATCAATGAATTCGCTGATCCTAAACTTGACAGGGAATACTCAGAAGAAGCGTTTGATCTAACTCTTCAGCTGGCATTGTCGTGCACAGCACTCAAACAACAAAGACCATCAATGCAGCAAATTGTTGTGAGATTACAAGAGGCGCTTGACATATCAACACGGGCAAAGGCCTCTACTCCTGAAGATTCACCAGATGCCAGCTTCTCGTATTGA